A portion of the Naumovozyma castellii chromosome 2, complete genome genome contains these proteins:
- the NOP58 gene encoding RNA-processing protein NOP58 (ancestral locus Anc_8.787) — protein MSYVLTETSAGYALLKASDKKIYKSSSLIQDLDTSDKVLKEFKIAAFSKFNSAANALEEANSIIEGKVSPQLEKLLEEIKKDKKSTLIVSETKLANAINKLGLNFNVVSDAVTLDIYRAVKEYLPELLPGLNDSDLSKMSLGLAHSIGRHKLKFSADKVDVMIIQAIALLDDLDKELNTYAMRCKEWYGWHFPELAKIVTDSVAYARIILTMGIRSKAADTDMSEILPEEIEERVKTAAEVSMGTEITQLDLENIKCLADQIVEFAAYREQLSNYLSARMKAIAPNLTQLVGELVGARLIAHSGSLISLAKSPASTIQILGAEKALFRALKTKHDTPKYGLLYHASLVGQATGKNKGKIARVLAAKAAVSIRYDALAEDRDDAGDIGLESRAKVENRLSQLEGRDLRTTPKVVREAKKVEISESRAYNADADTATVEAKSSDSDSDDEEEEEEKEEKKSKKEKKDKKRKREENDDEEKDSKKSKKEKKEKKEKKEKKEKKEKKDKKSKKEKKDKK, from the coding sequence ATGTCCTACGTTTTGACTGAAACCTCAGCTGGTTATGCTCTTTTGAAGGCATCCGATAAGAAGATTTATAAGTCTTCTTCCTTGATTCAAGATTTAGATACCTCCGACAAAGTTTTGAAAGAGTTCAAGATTGCAGCATTCTCCAAATTTAACTCAGCTGCCAATGCATTGGAAGAAGCTAACTCGATTATTGAAGGTAAGGTTTCTCCACAATTAGAAAAGTTATTAGAGGAAATTAAGAAGGATAAGAAGTCTACTTTGATTGTCAGTGAAACCAAGTTGGCCAACGCTATCAACAAGTTAGGTTTAAACTTCAACGTTGTCTCTGATGCAGTGACGCTTGACATTTACAGAGCTGTTAAGGAATACCTACCAGAATTACTACCAGGGTTGAATGATTCTGACTTGAGTAAGATGTCTCTAGGTTTAGCCCATTCCATCGGTCGTCATAAATTAAAGTTCTCCGCTGATAAGGTTGATGTTATGATTATTCAAGCTATTGCTTTGTTAGATGATCTAGATAAGGAATTAAACACATACGCCATGAGATGTAAAGAATGGTACGGATGGCATTTCCCAGAACTGGCTAAGATTGTTACCGACTCTGTCGCTTACGCCAGAATTATCTTAACTATGGGTATTAGATCTAAAGCCGCTGATACTGATATGAGTGAAATCTTAcctgaagaaattgaagaacgTGTTAAGACCGCCGCTGAAGTTTCCATGGGTACAGAAATTACACAAttagatttggaaaacatCAAGTGTTTAGCTGACcaaattgttgaatttgcAGCTTACAGAGAACAATTATCAAACTACTTATCAGCAAGAATGAAGGCAATTGCTCCAAATTTGACTCAATTAGTAGGTGAATTGGTTGGTGCTAGATTAATTGCTCATTCTGGTTCTTTGATCTCCTTGGCTAAATCACCAGCTTCCActattcaaattttagGTGCTGAAAAGGCTTTATTCAGAGCTTTGAAGACTAAACATGATACACCAAAGTACGGTCTATTGTACCATGCTTCCTTGGTGGGACAAGCTACCGGTAAGAACAAGGGTAAGATTGCTAGAGTCTTGGCTGCCAAGGCTGCTGTTTCTATACGTTATGATGCTCTTGCTGAGGACAGAGATGATGCCGGAGACATTGGTTTAGAATCCAGAGCTAAGGTGGAAAACAGATTGTCCCAATTGGAAGGTAGAGATTTGAGAACTACTCCAAAGGTTGTCCGTGAAGCCAAGAAGGTTGAGATTAGTGAATCTAGAGCCTACAATGCAGATGCTGACACAGCTACTGTTGAAGCTAAATCTTCTGACTCCgattctgatgatgaagaggaagaggaagaaaaggaagaaaagaagtccaagaaagaaaagaaggataagaagagaaagagagaagaaaatgatgatgaagaaaaggacTCCAAGAAATCcaagaaggagaagaaggagaagaaagaaaagaaggaaaagaaggaaaagaaagaaaagaaggacAAAAAGTctaaaaaggaaaagaaggataaGAAATAG
- the COT1 gene encoding metal cation transporter COT1 (ancestral locus Anc_8.792) — MISGKELRIVSLLALDSVFFILEITIGYMSHSLALIADSFHMLNDIFSLLVALWAVNVAKNRDADAKYTYGWKRAEILGALINAVFLIALCFSILIEALQRLIEPPAIENPRLVLYVGCAGLVSNMVGLVLFHEHGHGHGHSHSGIEDLESGGQIHEESHSHAHSHDHSHSHSPTPGISISDEDLTGVMPNAVVERLASESTSLLNNNDKKHTSQQQSPTRKQKGKQTHRSLNMHGVFLHVMGDALGNIGVILAALIIWKTDYSWRFYTDPVVSLVITLIIFSSALPLSRKASRILLQGTPSNISADDLQREILAVPGVMAVHDFHIWNLTESIFIASIHVQIDCAPDKFIESAKLIRNIFHDHGIHSATVQPEFISGDVSSDLRQRFSRIAGGRNDFASSSSVGSSASDNVNTRPSAYGATTSDSHCLIDEAVNCNTANCLSK; from the coding sequence ATGATATCAGGTAAGGAACTGAGAATCGTCTCACTGTTGGCACTGGATTCAGTGTTCTTCATCCTGGAAATTACTATTGGGTACATGTCCCATTCTTTGGCCCTGATAGCAGACTCTTTCCACATGTTGAACGATATATTCTCACTCTTGGTCGCCTTATGGGCGGTAAACGTGGCTAAAAATAGAGACGCCGATGCCAAATACACATATGGTTGGAAGAGAGCTGAAATATTGGGGGCTCTGATTAATGCAGTCTTCTTGATTGCATTATGCTTTTCCATTCTCATTGAAGCATTGCAAAGATTGATTGAACCACCTGCAATTGAAAACCCCAGACTCGTCCTGTATGTTGGGTGTGCTGGTTTGGTCTCTAATATGGTCGGGCTAGTACTATTCCATGAACATGGCCATGGTCATGGACATTCTCACTCTGGTATCGAAGATTTAGAATCTGGAGGTCAGATTCACGAAGAATCTCACTCACATGCCCATTCTCATGACCATTCCCATTCCCATTCCCCAACACCTGGTATAAGCATAagtgatgaagatttaaCCGGCGTCATGCCTAATGCAGTGGTGGAGAGATTGGCATCAGAAAGTACTTCCCTATTGAATAACAATGACAAGAAACATACTtcacaacaacaatcacCAACTAGAAAACAAAAGGGCAAACAAACTCATAGATCCTTAAACATGCACGGTGTCTTCTTACATGTCATGGGTGACGCGTTAGGTAATATTGGTGTTATACTGGCAGCCCTTATTATTTGGAAGACTGATTATTCTTGGAGGTTTTACACCGATCCAGTGGTCTCCTTAGTCATTACACTTATTATATTCTCCTCTGCTCTACCTTTATCTCGTAAGGCATCtagaatattattacagGGAACTCCATCGAATATATCAGCAGATGATCTCCAAAGGGAAATTCTTGCAGTACCAGGTGTCATGGCAGTACATGATTTCCATATCTGGAATTTAACTGAATCCATATTCATCGCATCTATTCATGTTCAAATTGATTGTGCACCTGATAAATTCATCGAATCTGCTAAATTAATTAGAAATATCTTCCATGATCATGGAATTCATTCAGCCACTGTACAACCAGAATTTATATCGGGTGATGTAAGTTCTGATCTTCGTCAAAGATTTTCTAGAATTGCTGGCGGTAGAAACGATTTTGCCTCCTCTTCCTCTGTTGGCAGTTCTGCTTCTGATAATGTGAACACAAGACCATCGGCATATGGTGCAACCACGTCAGACTCACACTGTTTAATAGATGAGGCGGTTAATTGCAATACTGCGAATTGCCTGtccaaataa
- the SPS4 gene encoding Sps4p (ancestral locus Anc_8.790), whose amino-acid sequence MSGFFNKKHMANSATKQPIILSSSGNERSTNTMEESNSDSIYQKNLQEGNSNSKQKVNQPSDSNDPTNENIPVDCNDSVNNEERWIQDPSIFKTVNHLRSYILVRETKQSLEKCSITRIIVANSESATKKIVFSKTVQYMSPVTTFLDNISDSTLTLTDRMIPSLKTLSYEKIGDTLLLPVKKTKERVKKFKSKNKTLDDNPINSEGQVKTKKEVKDSKPGIRNKLDPLLLPINNRIENVSIKYFSTGNEMPVVTFKSEINRSLKLSSSVFSKMLMSAALLPCKSIIHMNDVFNKELDQMKDLCLKHSIVAKWNTIKTLKEEMIQTIWKKKKEEETRPEESKNSVNDVTLPKFDDKVKVNSLIFNGNESYSQVVSKYKANPKKTQNFSNLNPQSNNATDNGNSKDPIATLEGRSN is encoded by the coding sequence ATGTCTGGCTTCTTTAACAAGAAACATATGGCAAACTCAGCAACTAAACAGCCAATAATTCTGTCCTCCTCTGGAAACGAAAGAAGTACAAACACAATGGAAGAAAGTAATAGTGACTCTatttatcaaaaaaatttgcaagaaggaaattctAATTCCAAACAGAAAGTAAATCAACCTTCGGATTCTAATGATCCCACAAACGAAAATATTCCAGTGGATTGTAATGATTCTGTTAACAATGAAGAAAGGTGGATTCAAGACCCTTCCATCTTTAAGACAGTTAATCATTTGAGAAGTTACATTTTGGTGAGAGAAACAAAACAATCCTTAGAAAAATGTTCAATAACTAGAATTATTGTGGCCAATTCAGAATCGGCGACCAAGAAGATTGTTTTTTCTAAAACTGTTCAATATATGTCCCCAGTGACCACTTTCCTAGACAACATCTCTGATTCAACTTTAACTTTAACAGATAGAATGATCCCATCTTTAAAAACGTTGTCCTATGAGAAAATTGGCGACACATTATTGCTTCCAGTAAAGAAGACAAAGGAGAGAGTCAAGAAATTTAAGAGTAAAAACAAGACTTTAGATGATAATCCTATCAATTCTGAAGGTCAGGTAAAAACCAAAAAGGAAGTCAAAGATTCAAAACCGGGTATTAGAAATAAATTAGATCCATTACTTTTGCCTATCAACAATAGAATTGAGAATGTTtctattaaatatttctcaacTGGAAATGAAATGCCTGTTGTTACCTTTAAATCTGAAATCAATAGGTCTTTGAAATTGAGTTCCAGTGTTTTTTCTAAAATGTTAATGTCAGCTGCCCTATTGCCATGCAAAAGCATAATTCACATGAATGATGtattcaacaaagaattaGATCAAATGAAAGATTTATGTCTCAAGCATTCCATTGTGGCTAAATGGAACACCATTAAGACATTAAAAGAGGAAATGATTCAGACGATatggaagaaaaagaaagaggAAGAGACAAGACCTGAAGAATCAAAGAATTCTGTTAATGATGTGACCTTACCAAAATTTGATGACAAAGTGAAAGTTAACAGTTTGATTTTTAATGGAAATGAGTCTTATTCACAAGTAGTGAGTAAGTACAAAGCAAATCCAAAGAAAACTCAaaacttttccaatttgaatccTCAAAGTAATAATGCTACTGATAATGGGAACTCTAAAGATCCAATCGCAACATTGGAAGGAAGAAGCAATTAA
- the SFG1 gene encoding Sfg1p (ancestral locus Anc_8.791): MDHLKAPEPLLLSTPRSKLITDVSLPITPNKRLRSLDPLSISNLTPSKKSAKLARPSFRTSSYSVKPQVLTFNTFENMDSDLNINKNIYDDILSHRLNLDGDSTSDFGSISPLSDISSVPSSSSSSPDIACSDQMDPFSIDTFNWTGKHLMNKETLELNRMIQSSMLKLDHNVTLMPPIVRKSHPCHRTKTPTKRILNLETSSLNLIVSSSRGSLKDATIFATEINASAHHEDNKLPVISNVWERITIPVNSSIKEKHKKLKERFLKDNDLENESSDDFDSEDVADFPDWNAEYESVNNWKEIPDAALIRGYDFEYLGGKETFNKKTDTTREKKRVKWAEQLEC; encoded by the coding sequence ATGGATCATTTAAAGGCTCCTGAACCGTTACTACTTTCAACGCCAAGATCAAAACTGATCACAGATGTTTCCTTACCCATTACACCAAACAAAAGGCTTAGGTCCCTAGATCCATTATCCATTTCCAATCTAACACCTTCTAAGAAATCTGCCAAATTGGCTCGCCCTTCGTTTAGAACTAGTTCCTACTCTGTTAAACCTCAAGTGTTAACTTTTAAtacatttgaaaatatggaTTCAGATTTGAACAttaacaaaaatatatatgatGATATTCTGAGTCACAGATTAAATTTGGATGGAGATTCTACTTCAGATTTCGGTTCCATAAGTCCTCTAAGTGATATATCATCTGTCCcctcatcatcctcatcgTCTCCCGACATTGCGTGTTCAGATCAAATGGATCCCTTCAGTATCGATACTTTTAATTGGACGGGGAAACATCTCATGAATAAGGAAACCTTAGAATTGAACCGTATGATTCAATCCTCCATGTTAAAACTGGATCATAATGTAACTTTAATGCCACCAATAGTAAGGAAAAGCCATCCTTGTCATAGAACAAAAACACCAACCAAAAGAATCTTAAACTTGGAAACTAGCTCTTTGAATCTTATTGTCAGTTCGTCGAGAGGATCATTGAAAGATGCAACGATATTTGCCACGGAAATCAATGCTTCCGCTCATCATGAGGACAATAAACTTCCTGTTATTTCTAACGTTTGGGAAAGAATTACAATCCCTGTGAACTCTAGTATAAAAGAAAAGCacaagaaattaaaggaaagATTCTTAAAGgataatgatttggaaaatgaaagttCGGATGATTTTGACAGTGAAGATGTGGCTGATTTTCCAGATTGGAACGCTGAATATGAATCTGTAAATAATTGGAAGGAAATTCCAGATGCCGCCTTAATTAGAGGTtatgattttgaatatttgggTGGTAAGgaaactttcaataaaaaaacTGATACCACCAGGGAGAAGAAACGTGTTAAATGGGCAGAGCAATTAGAATGCTAA
- the DGK1 gene encoding diacylglycerol kinase (ancestral locus Anc_8.788): MVEVVMIDQSNLMPSVDNTVIQVSENTEEIRNRSYKKIHVNKDKESSVEKANDDDVHLPVTEIHLKSHEWFGDFVTKHEIPRKVFHSSIGFITLYLYTQGIDYKKVALPLIIAFTIIFILDVIRLHWPYFNKLYCATVGALMRKKEIHTYNGVLWYILGLIFSFSFFSKDVALISLFLLSWSDTAASTFGRKYGYLTPKLARNKSLAGSIAAFIVGFLTCLTFYGFFVPHFSYVNKPGEILWSSDSSRLSLHTLCWLGGLVGALSEGIDIFNWDDNFTIPVLSSIFLTSVIHIFKK, translated from the coding sequence ATGGTAGAAGTTGTAATGATTGACCAATCTAACCTAATGCCATCAGTCGATAATACTGTAATCCAGGTTTCGGAGAACACGGAGGAGATCAGAAACAGATCCtataaaaaaatacatGTAAATAAAGACAAAGAATCGTCGGTAGAGAAGGCTAATGACGACGACGTTCATCTTCCCGTAACAGAGATACATTTGAAATCACACGAATGGTTTGGTGACTTTGTAACGAAGCATGAAATCCCGAGAAAAGTCTTCCACTCATCAATCGGATTCATAACGCTTTATCTTTACACCCAAGGTATAGATTATAAGAAAGTTGCACTTCCGTTAATTATTGCCTTTActataatatttatattgGACGTTATAAGACTGCATTGGCCATACTTTAATAAGCTATACTGTGCGACAGTAGGGGCCTTGATGAGGAAAAAGGAAATACATACTTATAATGGGGTGTTGTGGTATATTTTAGGtctaatattttccttcagcttcttttcaaaagatgTAGCATTAATTTCGCTATTTCTTTTAAGTTGGTCAGATACAGCTGCTTCCACGTTTGGCAGGAAATATGGATATTTAACACCCAAACTGGCAAGAAACAAATCATTAGCTGGCTCGATTGCAGCATTTATTGTTGGATTCTTAACATGTTTAACATTCTACGGATTTTTTGTCCCTCACTTTTCCTACGTCAATAAACCAGGTGAAATCTTATGGAGTTCTGATTCGAGTAGGCTAAGTTTGCACACATTATGTTGGTTAGGAGGATTGGTTGGGGCTTTAAGTGAAGGTATTGATATATTTAACTGGGATGATAATTTTACTATTCCTGTTCTATCGTCCATCTTTTTGACATCAGTGATTCatatattcaagaaatga
- the NCAS0B00930 gene encoding opsin family protein (ancestral locus Anc_8.796), with protein MSEIVDIIKRSGNEALKINKPYGVDFHITEHGSDWLWAVFAMFGFCLVIYAFIFFFLEKKTTRLMRYALAPAILISFYEFFSYYTYASNLGWAGVHSEFNHLTVKTSMSGETPGFRQVFYTKFIAWVLSWPALIVLQELANVTSTDQDISVLELCESLLVQIFGTTIWIVSLLIGTLIHSTYKWGYWTFGAFAMLVTEYVMIRRQYFTNSSNKFLQLKSFCFMVVMLIVWLYFVCWGLCEGGNVIQPDGEAVFYGVLDVCLFCFYPIILVVSVYKGGNNPNFTMTGAKGENHWSVHKHNDEEANAGDDESHGKEVQPDSPRASGATAFQNENEGENTAEASV; from the coding sequence ATGTCTGAAATTgttgatattattaaacGTTCTGGTAACGAAGCTTTGAAGATTAACAAACCATATGGTGTCGATTTCCATATCACTGAACATGGTTCAGATTGGTTGTGGGCCGTGTTCGCCATGTTTGGGTTCTGTTTAGTCATTTACGccttcatcttcttcttcttggaaaagaaaacaacaaGATTAATGAGATACGCTTTGGCTCCAGCTATCTTAATCTCCTTCTACGAGTTCTTCAGTTATTACACTTATGCTTCCAATTTGGGTTGGGCTGGTGTTCATTCCGAATTTAACCATTTGACTGTCAAGACTTCCATGTCCGGTGAAACTCCAGGTTTCAGACAAGTCTTTTACACCAAATTTATCGCTTGGGTCCTTTCATGGCCTGCACTTATCGTTTTGCAAGAATTAGCAAACGTTACCTCCACTGACCAGGATATCTCCGTTTTGGAACTTTGTGAATCCCTATTGGTTCAAATCTTCGGTACTACCATCTGGATCGTCTCTCTTTTGATCGGTACTTTGATTCATTCCACTTACAAATGGGGGTACTGGACTTTCGGTGCCTTCGCCATGCTTGTCACTGAATATGTCATGATTAGACGTCAATATTTCACAAACTCTTCAAACAAATTCTTACAATTGAAGAGTTTCTGCTTCATGGTCGTCATGTTGATCGTTTGGTTATACTTCGTTTGTTGGGGTTTATGTGAAGGTGGTAACGTCATCCAACCAGATGGTGAAGCTGTCTTCTACGGTGTCCTAGATGTCTGTTTGTTCTGTTTCTACCCAATTATCTTGGTCGTTTCAGTCTACAAGGGTGGTAACAATCCAAACTTCACCATGACCGGTGCCAAGGGTGAAAACCACTGGTCCGTCCACAAACATAATGACGAAGAAGCTAATGCTGGTGATGACGAAAGTCACGGTAAGGAAGTTCAACCTGATTCTCCAAGAGCTTCCGGTGCCACCGCtttccaaaatgaaaatgaaggtGAAAATACCGCTGAGGCCTCTGTTTAA
- the RPL20B gene encoding 60S ribosomal protein eL20 (ancestral locus Anc_8.789) → MRIFAKNEVVAKSRYWYFLQKLHKVKKASGEVVSINQIHEAHPTKVKNFGVWVRYDSRSGTHNMYKEIRDVTRVAAVETLYQDMAARHRTRFRSIHILKVAEIEKTADVKRQYVKQFLTKDLKFPLPHRVQKSTKTFSYKRPSTFY, encoded by the coding sequence ATGAGAATCTTTGCCAAGAATGAAGTTGTTGCCAAGTCTCGTTACTGGTACTTCTTGCAAAAGTTGCACAAGGTTAAGAAGGCTTCTGGTGAAGTTGTCTCCATTAACCAAATCCACGAAGCTCACCCAACCAAGGTTAAGAACTTCGGTGTCTGGGTTAGATACGATTCCAGATCCGGTACCCACAACATGTACAAGGAAATCAGAGATGTCACCAGAGTTGCTGCTGTCGAAACCTTATACCAAGATATGGCTGCTAGACACAGAACCAGATTCAGATCTATTCACATCTTGAAGGTtgctgaaattgaaaagactGCTGATGTCAAGAGACAATACGTCAAGCAATTCTTGACCAAGGATTTGAAGTTCCCATTACCACACAGAGTCCAAAAGTCTACCAAGACCTTCTCTTACAAGAGACCATCTACCTTCTACTAA
- the SNU66 gene encoding U4/U6-U5 snRNP complex subunit SNU66 (ancestral locus Anc_8.786) encodes MVEEALTLEETNEIRARLGLKQISKGEADSTKKVPKEALSIEDTNKVRVSLGLKPIPNETVETVDLPKKPYFDEPQFIEGEKVRLLRDKLSKITRRNQERLGSRTLLDGSNDTSDRWLDNLGQSKDKKKTKSKIKLSYSDDATNDEVDDLPTLKLAHTIDHLGVGKGTILTLRESDILSDDANEGEGNDVLEDTSIQQAKEDKRNIELRQMNKERRRRKMNLAVGSKFIEKDEANEKEDGISTLVVGAENSVLEKDVSSKEEEHAGKIKVLFDNESESDSDTGDFKAIKIKKRKKKMDGPLMKRNKIKISPQIQKVTLIDEDLHRAEEEQEDENYSIPKLKNRTKKNDHRSHAENRTADDIAEEIRREKLENERRSKEISKLRSQPSSRIVIDESTMFLESMQVDNSGEEATVTTNEHDSTPANTDPSIKNPIIEAKTDSKPSQLVETSIDNSQGPDFSAGLASTYQFLQGHSIFKKTFESESKAPTMERSTLETQDGDLENYNPDVQLIYKDKDGHELTTKEAYKKLSQKFHGTKSNKRKLAKNRAKIMARNQKEKIEIPKNLFSKD; translated from the coding sequence atggTTGAAGAAGCTTTGACTttagaagaaacaaatgaaataaGAGCAAGACTTGGTCTAAAGCAAATCAGCAAAGGGGAAGCTGATTCAACAAAGAAGGTTCCCAAGGAAGCATTATCGATAGAAGATACAAACAAAGTAAGGGTGTCATTAGGACTAAAGCCTATTCCAAATGAGACTGTAGAGACAGTTGATCTTCCAAAAAAACCTTATTTTGATGAGCCCCAATTTATAGAGGGAGAGAAGGTCAGACTCTTAAGAGATAAACTTTCGAAGATTACCAGAAGAAATCAGGAACGCTTAGGCTCAAGAACTTTATTAGATGGAAGCAATGATACGAGTGATAGATGGTTGGATAATTTAGGGCAGAGTAaggacaagaagaaaactaAATCGAAAATAAAACTATCTTACTCAGATGATGCAactaatgatgaagttgaCGACCTCCCGACACTAAAATTAGCTCATACGATCGATCATCTAGGTGTAGGAAAAGGAACGATCTTGACATTAAGGGAGAGCGATATTTTGAGTGATGATGCTAATGAAGGCGAAGGCAATGATGTATTGGAAGATACTTCGATTCAACAGGCCAAGGAGGACAAGAGGAATATTGAACTTCGACAAATGAATaaggaaagaagaagaagaaaaatgaatttggCGGTTGGGagtaaatttattgaaaaggatgaGGCTAATGAGAAGGAAGATGGAATTTCCACATTGGTTGTTGGTGCTGAAAACAGTGTTCTAGAAAAAGATGTTTCTTCTAAAGAAGAGGAACATGCTGGGAAGATCAAAGTTTTATTTGACAATGAAAGTGAGAGTGACTCTGATACTGGTGATTTTAAGgcaataaaaataaaaaagagaaagaaaaaaatggatgGTCCTCTCATGAagagaaacaaaataaaaatttcacctcaaattcaaaaagtGACCctaattgatgaagatcTGCATAGGGccgaagaagaacaagaggaTGAAAATTACAGCATACCGAAACTAAAAAATAGGACTAAAAAGAATGATCATAGATCTCATGCAGAGAATAGAACTGCGGATGATATCGCAGAAGAAATACGAAGAGAAAAGCTAGAAAATGAGCGTAGATCTAAGGAAATCTCGAAGTTAAGAAGTCAACCGTCATCAAGAATTGTAATTGATGAGTCTACTATGTTTTTGGAATCTATGCAAGTAGATAATTCTGGAGAAGAGGCCACGGTAACTACAAATGAACATGATTCTACCCCTGCAAATACAGATCCATCTATTAAAAACCCTATCATAGAAGCAAAAACAGATTCAAAGCCTTCACAGCTTGTTGAAACTAGCATAGATAATTCGCAGGGACCTGACTTTTCGGCTGGTCTTGCGTCTACCTACCAGTTTCTCCAAGGCCATTCGATCTTTAAAAAGACATTTGAATCTGAGTCAAAGGCGCCTACAATGGAGAGGAGCACTTTGGAGACTCAAGACGgagatttggaaaattataACCCAGATGTTCAACTAATTTATAAGGACAAAGATGGTCATGAATTGACAACAAAGGAAGCGTACAAGAAACTATCCCAAAAATTCCACGGAACCAAAAGTAATAAAAGGAAACTTGCTAAAAATCGTGCAAAGATTATGGCAAGAAATCAGAAGGAGAAAATTGAGATTCCCAAAAACCTGTTTAGTAAGGATTAG